A window of Sebastes umbrosus isolate fSebUmb1 chromosome 3, fSebUmb1.pri, whole genome shotgun sequence contains these coding sequences:
- the cxcl12b gene encoding chemokine (C-X-C motif) ligand 12b (stromal cell-derived factor 1) produces MDVKLLALMALLAVATHVPASNAKPISLVERCWCRSTLNTVPQRSIRELKFLHTPNCPFQVIAKLKNNREVCINPETKWLQQYLKNAINKVKKSRRRSNKKN; encoded by the exons ATGGATGTCAAACTGCTGGCACTGATGGCTCTGCTGGCCGTAGCCACACATGTACCAGCCTCCAACG caaaGCCCATCAGTCTGGTAGAGCGGTGCTGGTGTCGGTCCACCCTCAACACGGTTCCTCAGCGGTCCATCAGAGAGCTCAAGTTCCTCCACACACCAAACTGCCCCTTCCAAGTCAT TGCCAAGCTGAAGAACAACAGAGAAGTCTGCATCAACCCGGAAACCAAGTGGCTGCAGCAGTACTTAAAGAACGCCATTAacaa GGTGAAGAAATCTAGAAGACGTTCTAACAAGAAAAACTAA